One Methanobacterium formicicum DSM 3637 genomic window, GGAATACATCAAAGAAGAACTGGGAAGGGAACCCAACCCCCTGGAATATGGTATGCTGGATATAATGTTCTCTGAACACTGCTCCTATAAGAGCAGCCGGCCCATCCTGAAATTATTCCCCACCGAGGGTGAAAAAGTCATAATGGGCCCTGGAGACGATGCAGGTATCGTGGAACTCACCGATGACCTGGCCCTGGTTATGGGTATGGAAAGCCACAACCATCCCTCAGCCGTGGAACCCTACGGAGGAGCAGGTACTGGGATTGGAGGAATTATAAGGGATATCATATCCATGGGAGCAATGCCAGTTGCCCTTCTTGATTCTCTACGTTTTGGACCCATGGAAGACCAGCGTTCACGTTACATCTTTGAATACGTGGTTAAAGGAATCTCAGACTATGGTAACCGAGTAGGTATTCCCACTGTTGGTGGAGAAGTGGAATTTGAGGATAACTTCAAATTCAACCCACTGGTTAACGTGGTCTGTGCAGGTATTGTTCGTAAGGATGAAATTGTACTTGGAATAGCCCCCAATGTGGGAGATGTTTTCGTATTGATGGGAGGCCGCACTGGAAGGGATGGTATACACGGTGTTACCTTTGCTTCAGAAGAGTTAACCTCTTCTTCAGAACTGGAAAGCAGACCTGCAGTTCAGGTGGGTGATCCCTTCACTAAGAAACAGGTCATGGAAGCCACCTTTGAGGCCCTGGAGAAAGTTAACATTCAGGGATTGAAGGACTTGGGAGGAGGAGGCCTCACCTGCTGTATTTCGGAAATGGCTGATAAAAGTGGTAATGGTGCTCAGATGGAGTTGACCAAAGTACCGCTGAGAGAGGAAGGAATGACTCCCTATGAAATTATGCTCTCCGAGTCCCAGGAAAGAATGGTCTTCGTGGTGAACCCTCAGGATGTGGATGGCTTACTTGCAATATTTCATAAGCATGAGCTGCCCTATGCAGTGATTGGTCAGGTCACCGACACCGGCCGCATGGTGGTCACCCAGGAAGGGGAACCCCTGGCAGATGTACCCACTCAACTGCTGGCTGACCCACCATTGGTGGAACGTGAAGCCATTAAACCTGTAAATGACGAAGAATATGTTGAAATAGAAGATGGGAACCTTGATGAAGCCCTTTTAAACTTACTTTCCAGTCCAAATCTTGCCAGTAAAAAGTGGGTGTTCCGGCAGTACGATCACGAGGTGCAGATCCGAACGGTAATCAAGCCCGGGGATGATGCTGCAGTACTGCGGGTGGATGATGAGAAAGCCTTTACTCTCACCAGTGACTGTAACAGCATACACTGCTATCTTGACCCATACCATGGAGGGGCTGGGGCTGTGGCTGAAGCAATACGTAACGTGGTGGCCATGGGATCAGAACCATTATGCATGGTGGACTGCCTTAACTTTGGAAACCCGGAAAAACCAGATGTGTTCTGGCAATTCAAAGAGTGCGTTCAGGGAATGTCAGACATTGCTAACCGGTTCCAGTTACCAGTTACCAGTGGAAACGTCAGTTTTTACAATGAAACAGAAGGAGTTACTGTTAATCCATCACCAGTGGTGAGTGTGGCCGGGATCATGGACCTTAAGGATATAAGGACCATGGACTTCAAAAATGAAGGGGATAAGATCATCCTCATTGGAACCACCCAACCAGAGATGGATGGATCAGAGTACCATAAGACCATTCATGGAGTGGTACAGGGAGAATCACCCCAGGTTAATATTGAAGCAGAATACGCCTCAGCTCATGCTGTTCTGGAATTAATCCGTAACGATGAAAATGGCCAGGTTACTGCAGCCCATGATCTTTCAGCAGGAGGATTAGCTGTTGCACTGGCAGAAATGGCTATTAAAGGAAACCTGGGAGCCAATGTAGATATATCAGCAGCCCCTGGTGCTGAAAGTCTTTCTGATTCAGAGATACTCTTCTCAGAATCCCATGCCCGTTACCTGGTTACCGTGCAAGAAGGAAGTTCTGCAGAGATTTTGAACACCTTACAGGTAATGAATGTCCCTGCAGCAGTAATTGGTACAGTTAAAGGAAATTCTCTTAAATTAAGCCCTTCAAACATTGAAATTGACATTCAGCAGCTTAAAGATGCTTACCAGGGCGTTATTGAAAAGTTCATGGCCTAATGAGTTCATGAACTGTGATTATAAAAAGAGCTTGGTAAATGGAATGTATTGGCGTAATAAGAAGGCATTGGTAATATAAAAAATACATAAAAGTTTATGGTCTGATGATATGAAAAAAGAACTCTGGAGGCAGCTAATTCATGCTTCTGGAGTCTTTATCGTTGTTCTCAGCTATTTTCTACCACCACAATTGTTGATCATTCTCTGTGTGACCATCCTGGCCTTCGTGGTTATAGTGTTTC contains:
- the purL gene encoding phosphoribosylformylglycinamidine synthase subunit PurL, with the protein product MTLTDTEMEYIKEELGREPNPLEYGMLDIMFSEHCSYKSSRPILKLFPTEGEKVIMGPGDDAGIVELTDDLALVMGMESHNHPSAVEPYGGAGTGIGGIIRDIISMGAMPVALLDSLRFGPMEDQRSRYIFEYVVKGISDYGNRVGIPTVGGEVEFEDNFKFNPLVNVVCAGIVRKDEIVLGIAPNVGDVFVLMGGRTGRDGIHGVTFASEELTSSSELESRPAVQVGDPFTKKQVMEATFEALEKVNIQGLKDLGGGGLTCCISEMADKSGNGAQMELTKVPLREEGMTPYEIMLSESQERMVFVVNPQDVDGLLAIFHKHELPYAVIGQVTDTGRMVVTQEGEPLADVPTQLLADPPLVEREAIKPVNDEEYVEIEDGNLDEALLNLLSSPNLASKKWVFRQYDHEVQIRTVIKPGDDAAVLRVDDEKAFTLTSDCNSIHCYLDPYHGGAGAVAEAIRNVVAMGSEPLCMVDCLNFGNPEKPDVFWQFKECVQGMSDIANRFQLPVTSGNVSFYNETEGVTVNPSPVVSVAGIMDLKDIRTMDFKNEGDKIILIGTTQPEMDGSEYHKTIHGVVQGESPQVNIEAEYASAHAVLELIRNDENGQVTAAHDLSAGGLAVALAEMAIKGNLGANVDISAAPGAESLSDSEILFSESHARYLVTVQEGSSAEILNTLQVMNVPAAVIGTVKGNSLKLSPSNIEIDIQQLKDAYQGVIEKFMA